The following coding sequences are from one Bacillus sp. (in: firmicutes) window:
- the upp gene encoding uracil phosphoribosyltransferase, whose product MGKIHVFDHPLIQHKLTMIRDKNTGTKEFRELVDEMASLMAFEATRDLPLKEVTVETPVATAKAKVLAGKKLGLIPILRAGLGMVDGILKLIPAAKVGHVGLYRDPETLKPVEYYVKLPSDIEEREFIVLDPMLATGGSAAAAITSLKTRGAQHIRLMCVIAAPEGVEVIQKEHPDVDIYIAGLDEKLNDHGYIVPGLGDAGDRLFGTK is encoded by the coding sequence ATGGGAAAAATTCATGTTTTTGATCATCCGCTAATTCAACATAAGCTTACAATGATTCGCGATAAAAATACGGGTACGAAGGAGTTTCGCGAGCTAGTAGATGAAATGGCTAGTTTAATGGCGTTTGAAGCTACACGTGACCTGCCGCTCAAGGAAGTAACTGTTGAAACGCCAGTGGCAACAGCAAAAGCAAAAGTGCTTGCTGGCAAAAAGCTCGGTTTAATTCCGATTTTACGTGCAGGATTAGGCATGGTGGACGGCATTTTAAAGCTAATTCCTGCAGCAAAAGTGGGGCATGTCGGTTTATACCGTGACCCAGAAACATTGAAGCCGGTTGAATATTATGTGAAGCTTCCTTCAGACATCGAGGAGCGTGAGTTCATTGTCCTTGATCCGATGTTAGCAACAGGAGGCTCAGCAGCAGCAGCAATTACCTCTTTAAAAACTCGTGGTGCGCAGCATATCCGCTTAATGTGTGTCATTGCCGCCCCTGAAGGAGTTGAGGTTATTCAAAAAGAACATCCAGATGTTGATATTTATATTGCTGGATTAGATGAAAAATTAAATGATCACGGCTATATCGTTCCTGGTTTAGGTGATGCAGGCGATCGTTTGTTTGGAACAAAGTAA